From the genome of Penaeus monodon isolate SGIC_2016 chromosome 11, NSTDA_Pmon_1, whole genome shotgun sequence:
TGGAAAATCTTATATTAATCAATAGTTCACAGAGCACAGTTCACAAGTTCATCGGACATGTACTTATAAAATGCTTACTTTGACACAAACATCCTACATTTTTGCCTTACACATGCATAACCCACAGCCATGAGCGCTGTGGGTGGCTATGAGGGTCTGGTGGATAACTACCCGTACGCTACTGCTTCGGAACGAGCGAGGAACCACCTAAACGAATCCTGTGGAGAACCGCCGAGTGACTTCATGCACCTGCTCAGAACGCTTGAGCCTGGGAAGTCCAATTACCCTTGGATTGGCATGACCCTGGGATTGGGCATCCTCGAGCTTTGGTACTGGTGCATGGACCAGGTGAGTGAGGCGCGACGGACTGCAATCGCGAAGCGTTGGGTAATTTGTTTCTCAATAGTTACATATGTTACCTTGATGCCTGGGGTTATGAATAGATACTTGGTGTTATAAATAGATATctggtattataaaaaaaatgtctgggGTTATAAATGGATGACTCGGGTTATTAAtagatattttgtattataaaaaatgcCCGGGGTTATAAATGGATGTCTGGGGTTATTAATAGATTTctggtattataaaaaaatatctagggTTATAAATGGATGCCTAGGATTACAGATAAATGCCTGAGCTTATAAACTGATGCATGGGAGTCATCGTCAAGATATAATGCTGACGTTTACGTCGATTCCAGTCTAAATATACTGAAGATGTTTTTGAATGGTCCGGAGCTCTGCGGCGCAGGTGCACCTGTTTCGAGAGAGGAAACAGGTTTCGTGTAATCCAACACCAGGCATCTTGGCGCTAGACATGCTCATATTAGGCCGCTCTTGCATAAACCAAAACGTGGATATGCTGCAACGCCGATTTTTGTCATGACAGACAATATTGCATATATTGGTTCGATATAGGTGCTACTAACCATCACAGTTTTACTGCAGTGAAGGGCGGGATATTGTAATAAGCTACCAGTTACTTGATTGCCAGGCCGTGACAACGAcaacaattgcaataacaatattaattatcgtAAAAATGGTGATTCAATTacccttcccttttatttattattattaatgctattgtcaatttcaatgttattattattacaattattattattgctgatgatactattaagtatcatcttcatcttcatcttcatcttcatcttcatcttcatcttatcttcatcttcatcttcatcttcatcatcatcatcatcatcatcatcttcatcttcatcatcatcatcatcatcatcatcatcatcatcatcatcatcatcatcatcatcatcatcatcatcatcatcatcatcatcatcatcttcatcttcatcttcatcatcatcaccgttatcgttagtattatttactattatcattatttatcgttattataataacgatgatggtccttattatcaatactattatcatccttattatctttattattattaccatgatcatctttattctcataatccttgttattgtcatttttttatagtaatgataagaaaagtattgataataatgataacagtggtaatggtaatgataacaacaactataataataatgatcattagcgtcctcaccattatcttcatcatcattgtcgtcgtCGGCAtcgtcattatgatcatcattatcgccattactattactaatattgccatcttcattattataactaccaccattatcatcatcactatcatgccATCCCAATGTCATCCGCCTTCTCATCGACCTCCTCGTCACGACGCCCTGAGCCCCATCCACTCCTTCCGCAGGTGATGGTGCAAAGGACGCTGGCCAGCAGGAACGTGGTCCACGCGAAGGGCGGCTGCCTCCTGGCCGCCTACCTCAAGTTCCTCCCGATGTTCCTGATCGTGTTCCCCGGGATGGCGGCCAGGATACTGTATCCGAACCGAGTGGCCTGCGCTTCCCCGGAAACCTGTACCCGGATTTGTGGCAGCGCGAGGGGGTGTTTCAACATAGCCTACATTGAGCTGGTGCTGAACCTCCTGCCCGTTGGTGAGTGTGAAAGACCCACCTCCAGGTGAGTATGGAAAGGTTCGGTGTGGATGAGTGCTGGTGAGGAGTGGTGTGTTGGGTGAATGCGGATGGGTgggtgaggaaaggaagggtgtagttgtgtgtgtgtgggatggatggatgattcTTATGTGTTCAGTTATAGACTTACTTCACTGAGtcatttcatatcatttcatGCATATATTAGAAGAGATACTTAtcataaatatttcaaaaacatTTGCAAACACATCGATTTAATCATTATCTCcccgctgtgtttttttttcaaattccatcATTTCTTTAGCTCTACGTCCTATCACACTGCCCTCCCCTGTTCCTCcacacactctctcaccctcGCCTACACGCCTCACTCCCAAAAGGCGTACGAGGACTGATGCTGGCTGTTATGATGGCGGCACTCATGTCCTCGCTCACCTCCGTGTTCAACTCCGCCTCCACCATCTTCACCATGGACGTCTGGCTCCATCTGCGTAGGATGTGCAGGAAGcgcgggcgggagggaggaatgCTCTCGGCCCCTCCGTCAGACGTCGAGCTGGTCGTTGTCGCCAGGATTTTCGTGACGGCCATGGTGGGCATCAGCGTGGTCTGGATTCCGGTCATTCAGTGAGTGGATGATTAACCGTAAAATGCAAATGGAGTGATAAAAGTGGTCTTCATTAAAGCCCTGTTTTGGTGATAAGTGTTGTCTAATTTCTCTCGGCATTCGATTATTTTTTACCATACCTTTATGATCATAACGTAACCCGGAGTGATAAAATGCATTGTGCCtcgttttttttaagtctttcagTTTTCATGCCTTGAACTCCTTCCCACTGCTTTAAATATTATCATCGTCAAAAGTGCCTCATATATACACTAATTTACCCTCCGCCTTGTTGATATAAGATAACAAGAACATTAACGTCTGTCGCTCTCTGTCAGGAACAACGCCACATCTGAACTCTTCGATTACATAAACACCATCAATTCCTTCCTGGCGCCTCCCATCTGCGCCGTGTACCTGTCGGCGCTCTTTTGGAACCGCACAACAGAAGCTGTGAGTTACTTCTGCTTCCACACACATTGTTATTGTAGGGTACCTTTTCGTAGTATTAATTGTTGtagatatttctttcttctcactttcactaTGCGTTACTTATCATCTATTAATGCTCCttactctctattttcctttctcccatttccATCGACCTcatttaccttcctccctcctccttccctaggGCGCCTTCTGGGGTCTCATGTTTGGCCTTGCTGTTGGGGTTTTCCGTTTCGCCCTCGAGTTCACGTATGCTCCACCACCTTGCGGTTTAGGTATGTAGTAAGTATGTCTCACGTGCCTGaggattgtttatattatttaccgATCTGTTCTTCAGTTGTGCGTGTCGTGTCCTTATGTATTTTatgaacttacacacacacacacacacacacacacacacacacacacacacacacacacacacacacacacacacacacacacgcgcgcgcacacgcacacacacacacacacacacacacacacacacacacacacacacacacacacacacacacacacacacacgtatatctatatacaaatacatacctaTGATTCCTGTTGCCCCACTCCTCGCTCAAAGGCTCCACCTCCAGATGCGAATTACGCGGAACCGGCGATCATCACCACCTTCCTGAGACGTCTTCACTACCTCCATTTCTGCTGCCTGTTGTTTTTCCTCACAATTCTGGTTATCTTCTGTGTGTCACTTACCACGTCGCCTCGGCCAAAAGACTGCGTGAGTATTAAAACAACTGTCTGGTCATTTTTACAATACCTTGCCTTTTATATGCTCTCTTGTACTATTAAGCATAGCTGTACTAGTATGTAGTAGAGTTCTTGTCCCCTGTCATGTAGGACGGTATATTGCTTTGTAAAGGTAgatttatggtcattattattcatcatgctGAGAAGGGAAGTGGAGATAATTTAATACTCGAAAGAGGACGTCCTCCTTCTCCTGAGGATGAGCCTGGTGCACGTTCAGGCAACGCTCGAGTGCCTAACTTATGCTAGTGACGGTAATTAATTAGCGAAGGAAAGCTTGGGTCCCGTGAGAACAAGGATATGATAGAAGCTGCGCGGATGTTGCCAGATGGAACTTGAGTTGAATGCGTATATATCAGAAATAATAGACTCAACCCGTTCACAGTAtgaacagtatgtatatatacacatacgtccatacatacatacatacatgtatatatgtacgtatgtacctatatatgtatatatatatatatatatatatatatatatataatatatatatatatttatatatattaaacacacacacacacacacacacactcaccaccactcacacacacacacacacacacacacacacacacacacacacacacacacacacacacacacacacacacacaaacatacacacaaacacatacacacacacacaaacacatacacacacatatatgtatatacaaatacataatcatattatgtatgtatatatatatatatatatatatatatatatatatatatatatatatatattttcttttcttttaacggtaggttcatgtctgagccgccgtggtcacagcatgatacttaattgtagttttcatgttgtaatgctcttggagtgagtacgtggtaaggtccccagttcctttccacggagagtgccggtgttacctttttttttttttttttttttttttttttaggtaatcattctctctattttatccgggcttgggaccagcactaactttaggctggcttggccacccagtggctaggtaggcaatcgaggtgaagttccttgcccaagggaacaacgcgccggccggtgactcgaaccctcgaattcagattgccgtcgtgacagtcttgagtccgacgctctaaccattcggccaccgcggccttggcgatcatggacttccatgatttttcttggcaatttagagcggtggttttgccattgccttccgcccggtgtttttatcgagtcaccatctctatttacccggcactgacttgggctggcttggccacccagtggctaggcaggcaatcgaggttaagttccttgccgaagggaaacaacgcgccggccggtgactcgaaccctcgaactcagattaccgtcgtgacagtcttgagtccgacgctctaaccattcggccaccgcgtccccatatatatatatatatatatatatatatatatatatatatatatatatatatatatatatattatatacatcatatatatgtatattatatatatattatacatattatatatgctatatagagatagttcctcctagttagttggagactgcgagttgagaaggagcctgggggattccactctacttttattttctcctgacaaacctctacaccaatgattaaatacagaaatgataattcataccacatcgcccgtcgcgtgggttatcaaggggcgcgttgttcagtgggcaaccaggctgacaatgttaaacatgcatctggaagacaaagaagataaagaaaacatgtccaattaagaaacattaaaaatcggaacgtggaacgtaaggaaaatgaaagaaaggggtaaattacatactgtctgtaacgaaatggatagatacaacattcaaatactaggaataagtgagaccaattagAAAAGTAATTGAAgcttcaaaactaaagaaaacaagacagttcttttttctggaaaagaagaaggaaattatagtcacggagttgctatgattctcacgaaaaaaaactgcaaatgcacaaattgggtacagcccaataaatgatcgcattttaaaagtcagaatacaagcaaaacctcataacattagtattatacgaTGCTACGCACCAACTAACATTGCAAGtgattgttccaacaccacccaagaaatgccaagacaagacctggtgccgactgcaacagtgaccaccaactactaactatcgactttcaaataagactcaaaaagatggagcgtccaacaccacctctaaagctcgactataaaactcttgataacaattacagaattacagtgtcaaacaaatttgaagtactcagtcaatgtgaagatgataaaacaccaaat
Proteins encoded in this window:
- the LOC119578920 gene encoding sodium/glucose cotransporter 5-like, with the translated sequence MDSEEEATKLQWPDVLVIASYFLIVLAVGVWASRRSQRNTASGYFLASRNMSWIPVGASIFASNIGSGHFIGLAGAGAASGIAVGGYEQGASYLLVALGWLFVPVYLSLGLSTHMPDYLKQRFGGDRISVYMSCLSLALAVFTKISADLYAGALFMQMSLNKSSEEWLYISILILLGIAALFTVAGGLTAVVWTDLVQTVLMVLGALVLMVKAMSAVGGYEGLVDNYPYATASERARNHLNESCGEPPSDFMHLLRTLEPGKSNYPWIGMTLGLGILELWYWCMDQVMVQRTLASRNVVHAKGGCLLAAYLKFLPMFLIVFPGMAARILYPNRVACASPETCTRICGSARGCFNIAYIELVLNLLPVGVRGLMLAVMMAALMSSLTSVFNSASTIFTMDVWLHLRRMCRKRGREGGMLSAPPSDVELVVVARIFVTAMVGISVVWIPVIQNNATSELFDYINTINSFLAPPICAVYLSALFWNRTTEAGAFWGLMFGLAVGVFRFALEFTYAPPPCGLDANYAEPAIITTFLRRLHYLHFCCLLFFLTILVIFCVSLTTSPRPKDCLYRLTFWSRHDPRVRNIVKGDDDQSDQETASGQTYSMGTQSRGECATEEKPCCLRVLCGSPAKSKENTGATPVLDEEEQAKEAVKVIDEPPFWKRLLDINAVTCLALCTFVYGYYA